From the genome of Phytohabitans rumicis, one region includes:
- the corA gene encoding magnesium/cobalt transporter CorA, with the protein MADDGVTRADGGRPLSRTWTDPVRRVMTRMLSPADAANRRPLAPSSEHSGIVDCAVYIEGERQPGEWHYAEALAAARRERQRHAFVWLGLHEPSEAEMADIAETYGLHELAVEDAVKGEQRPKLEQFGEVSSLVLRTARYVGHGELTETSEVVETGQVMLFIGPAFVITVRHGDASKLSPVRADLESKRELLEQGPWAVAYAVTDRVVDLYVEVADHVEGDLDALEAEVFARNSHGRIQRIYQMKRELVEFKRAVLPLQRPLQTLTAQVNREVPKEIRRYFRDVQDHLTRTVEQINSYDDLLNSVLQARLAQVTVDQNNDMRKIAAWAGIAAVWTAIAGIYGMNFKHMPELDWTYGYPVVLAVMLTISLALYRLFRRSGWL; encoded by the coding sequence ATGGCGGATGACGGTGTGACGCGTGCGGATGGGGGACGGCCGCTGTCGCGTACCTGGACCGATCCCGTGCGGCGGGTGATGACCAGGATGTTGAGCCCGGCGGACGCGGCCAACCGGCGGCCACTCGCGCCCTCGTCGGAGCACAGCGGGATCGTCGACTGCGCGGTCTACATCGAGGGCGAACGCCAGCCGGGCGAGTGGCACTACGCCGAGGCGCTGGCCGCCGCCCGCCGCGAACGCCAGCGGCACGCCTTCGTCTGGCTGGGCCTGCACGAGCCGAGCGAGGCGGAGATGGCCGACATCGCCGAGACGTACGGGTTGCACGAGTTGGCCGTCGAAGACGCGGTCAAGGGCGAGCAGCGCCCCAAGCTGGAGCAGTTCGGCGAGGTGAGCTCGCTGGTGCTGCGTACCGCCCGGTATGTGGGGCACGGCGAGCTCACGGAGACCTCCGAGGTGGTCGAGACCGGCCAGGTGATGCTCTTCATCGGGCCGGCGTTCGTCATCACCGTGCGGCACGGCGACGCGTCCAAGCTGTCGCCGGTCCGCGCCGACCTGGAGTCGAAGCGGGAACTGCTGGAGCAGGGCCCGTGGGCGGTGGCGTACGCGGTGACCGACCGGGTGGTCGACCTGTACGTCGAGGTCGCCGACCACGTCGAGGGCGATCTCGACGCGCTGGAGGCCGAGGTGTTCGCGCGCAACTCGCACGGCCGGATCCAGCGGATCTACCAGATGAAGCGCGAACTGGTCGAGTTCAAGCGCGCGGTGCTGCCCCTGCAACGGCCGCTGCAGACGCTGACCGCCCAGGTCAACCGGGAGGTGCCGAAGGAGATCCGGCGCTACTTCCGGGACGTCCAGGACCACCTGACCCGTACCGTCGAACAGATCAACTCGTACGACGACCTGCTCAACTCCGTGCTCCAGGCGCGTCTCGCGCAGGTCACCGTCGATCAGAACAACGACATGCGCAAGATCGCTGCCTGGGCGGGTATCGCGGCGGTGTGGACCGCGATCGCCGGCATCTACGGCATGAACTTCAAACACATGCCGGAGCTCGACTGGACCTACGGCTACCCGGTCGTGCTAGCGGTAATGCTGACCATCTCCCTGGCCCTGTACCGCCTCTTCCGCCGCAGCGGTTGGTTGTAG
- a CDS encoding peptidylprolyl isomerase — translation MADALYATLHTNHGPIRLELFPNHAPKTVRNFVELAQGTRPYTNPNTGQPGSGPYYDGTISHRVISGFMVQMGDPTGTGRGGPGYTFEDEIHPELSFDRPYLLAMANAGPGYNNQGTNGSQFFITVSPTPHLNRKHTIFGQVADETSAKTVDSIANAPTSAGDRPVEDVVIERVEIHGAGA, via the coding sequence GTGGCTGACGCTCTCTACGCCACCCTGCACACCAACCACGGCCCGATCCGGTTGGAACTCTTCCCCAACCACGCGCCGAAGACGGTCCGCAACTTCGTGGAGCTCGCCCAGGGCACGCGGCCGTACACCAACCCGAACACCGGGCAGCCGGGCTCCGGGCCGTACTACGACGGCACGATCTCGCACCGCGTGATCAGCGGCTTCATGGTGCAGATGGGCGACCCGACCGGCACCGGGCGCGGTGGACCGGGCTACACCTTCGAGGACGAGATCCACCCCGAGCTGAGCTTCGACCGCCCGTACCTGCTGGCCATGGCCAACGCCGGGCCCGGCTACAACAACCAGGGCACCAACGGGTCGCAGTTCTTCATCACGGTCAGCCCGACGCCGCACCTGAACCGCAAGCACACGATCTTCGGTCAGGTCGCCGACGAGACCTCCGCGAAGACGGTCGACTCGATCGCCAACGCGCCGACCTCGGCGGGCGACCGTCCGGTCGAAGACGTTGTCATCGAGCGCGTGGAGATCCACGGCGCCGGTGCCTGA
- a CDS encoding rhomboid family intramembrane serine protease — MSESPVTVPVCYRHPSRETYVRCVRCDRPICPDCMRAASVGHQCPECVAEGRRTQRPARTAFGGSAAGREGYVTKALIGLNVIVALIGLALSGADSLLGGGLFTDAGQLQQIGGVIGPSITDVNGRTFIGAFPQSGDVYTGITDGAYYRLITAMFIHYGLIHLLLNMWALWVLGRNLEAVLGPVRFLSLYLLAGLGGNVACYLFSPDSLSAGASTSIFGLFAAFFIILRKLKRDTSAVIGILVVNLVLTFAVSSISIAGHLGGLVTGAIVGVILAYAPQAKRALIQAAGCGAVLLALAAATALQVAALS; from the coding sequence ATGAGTGAGTCACCCGTGACCGTGCCGGTCTGTTACCGCCACCCGTCGCGGGAGACATACGTCCGGTGTGTCCGGTGTGACCGCCCGATCTGCCCGGACTGCATGCGAGCGGCCTCCGTCGGGCACCAGTGCCCCGAGTGTGTGGCCGAAGGACGGCGTACCCAGCGGCCGGCGCGCACCGCCTTCGGGGGCAGTGCCGCCGGCCGTGAGGGGTACGTCACCAAGGCCCTCATCGGCCTCAACGTGATCGTCGCGCTGATCGGCCTCGCCCTCTCCGGCGCGGACTCGCTCCTCGGGGGTGGACTGTTCACCGACGCCGGCCAACTCCAGCAGATCGGCGGGGTGATCGGCCCGTCGATCACCGACGTCAACGGCCGGACCTTCATCGGCGCGTTCCCGCAGTCCGGCGACGTCTACACGGGGATCACCGACGGCGCGTACTACCGGCTGATCACCGCGATGTTCATCCACTACGGCCTGATCCACCTGCTGCTGAACATGTGGGCGCTGTGGGTGCTGGGCCGCAACCTGGAGGCCGTGCTCGGGCCGGTCCGGTTTCTCTCGCTCTACCTGCTGGCCGGGCTGGGCGGCAACGTCGCCTGCTACCTGTTCAGCCCCGACAGCCTCTCCGCGGGCGCGTCGACCTCGATCTTCGGCCTGTTCGCGGCGTTCTTCATCATCCTGCGCAAGCTCAAGCGGGACACGTCCGCCGTCATCGGCATCCTGGTGGTCAACCTGGTCCTGACGTTCGCGGTGTCCAGCATCTCGATCGCCGGGCACCTGGGCGGCCTGGTCACGGGCGCGATCGTCGGGGTGATCCTGGCGTACGCGCCGCAGGCCAAGCGGGCGTTGATCCAGGCGGCCGGCTGCGGTGCGGTCCTGCTCGCGCTGGCGGCGGCCACCGCGCTACAGGTAGCCGCGCTCAGTTAG
- a CDS encoding PH domain-containing protein, with amino-acid sequence MDSLRWRVPRKLPLVKLVGAGALLAVGLLFADGDVVRLGLAAVAAAALALWAARDLLAPVRLEADPSGVTVVAGFAGRRHLAWSQIEGVRVDTRPRMGMRTEMLEIDAGDSLHLFTVYDLGVPPGEVAQALTERGYL; translated from the coding sequence ATGGATTCCCTTAGGTGGCGCGTACCGCGGAAGCTGCCGCTCGTGAAGCTCGTCGGAGCCGGCGCGCTGCTCGCGGTCGGCCTGCTCTTCGCCGACGGGGACGTGGTCCGGCTGGGGCTCGCCGCTGTCGCGGCGGCGGCCCTCGCCCTGTGGGCGGCGCGCGACCTGCTCGCGCCGGTCCGGCTCGAAGCGGACCCGTCGGGGGTCACCGTGGTCGCGGGATTCGCCGGCCGCCGCCACCTGGCCTGGTCGCAGATCGAGGGGGTACGCGTCGACACGCGACCCCGCATGGGCATGCGCACCGAGATGCTGGAGATCGACGCGGGCGACTCGTTGCACCTCTTCACCGTCTACGACCTCGGCGTGCCACCCGGCGAGGTGGCCCAGGCGCTAACTGAGCGCGGCTACCTGTAG